A window of Onychomys torridus chromosome 15, mOncTor1.1, whole genome shotgun sequence genomic DNA:
ATTTCCTGAAATAAAGATCAGTGAATGATATTGcacattaatttaattaaaaccaTTATTAACATAAATGTCAAGATGCATTGGGATGGACAGTTCTCCTGTCAATTGACATTAGCTAGGAttttagagaagagaaaaacataatggagaaaatgcctccctaataCTGTCCTGTAGCCAAAGGTAGGGGggccttttcttaattaatgattaatatgAGACAGCACAGTCCATTACGAGTGGTGCCCACCCTGGTCAGGTGATCCTGTTTGGTATAGGAAATCAGAATAATGTGTAGTAGTGTGACATGCTTGTATtatacactgtacacacatgcacacccacatgaaCATGTCTCACAGAAGAAAGTCCTGGTGAGGGAGAAGGAAACCTCAACACTtcatatgcacactcacaaatggaaatgaaatgaaaatacagaGTCTGGTGCAGCAGCAGCTCTGGCTGAAGCCTGAGTTTCTGAATTTGTACAGAGTTCAGCAGTGACTCCAAAGACAGTGGCAGGAGACATGAGATGGAGCAGGCAAAGGTGAGAACAAGACctcacagaaaaatacaaatctGTGAACACATGAAAGACCAGCAAGCACAGGATATCGACACTGAGAATTTAAAACAGAACCCTTACCTCCAGTCACTTCCTACTTCCTACCTCCTTTTCTCTGACAGCTATCTATTGATGTGTTTGTGATGTTCCTGAGCATGCTTTCCACACTACGCCTGTGCCTcagggtgctggagctgagaaatatATTTGCCAATGCTACTATTTTCCTATTtcaaagttttctttctgtttttcatctttttgtttgtttgttgagacaaggtttttccaTGGAACAGTCTTGACTGTCTTGGAATGTgttttgaagaccaggctggcctcagactctcagagATATATCTGaaactgcctcccgagtgctgggattaaaggagtgtgccaccacacccagctgtttttCATCTTATTGAGTAAAGTCCAAGAATGACTTATAAGAACAGTCCTACATTAttcccttttttttgttgttgttgttgttgttgttgttcttgttttttgtttttctatgtagctttgcaccttttcctggaactcacttggtagtccaggctggccttgaactcacagagatccacctggtctgcctccccagttgctgggattaaaggcgtgcaccaccaccgcccggcctattcTTCCTCTTTAGTAATACATGAAAATTACCAACAATTGAAGTATTAATGGGATATTTTGTAGTAATTTCATCAGTAAATTTTGGATCATCTTTCTCAGTTATGGTATGCTCATTTTCTGAAACACTATCTTTCAGGCTTCTGAAATGTACCCTACACAATGCATACACACATCTAGCATTCAGAGAAACAGTACAGTGAGCATTGATCACTCTTATCACACTGTTCCAGGGCATGCATTGTTTCTTAAGTCCCCAAGACTCAGCTTCCTGATGTCCCTGGCTGATGGGAAAAACTATACCATCTTCAATTTCTGTGAGttacaactctttttttttttttaatatactgaTGGATCATGTGGATTTATCTTTCTCTGCCTGAAATCATTTCAGTTTCACCCATATTATCACAAATGAAGACCTTTTTTTCCGAAAAAGTTCTCATTCCAACCTCTCTCTTGTCCCCCAACACTCCCTCAAATTAatgatgtcttctttaattatttttacatagaatgtatatatatatacatataactgtATAAATATGAACGGCTGATTCTGCTAAGggttgcatgtatgtgtgttgtgagGACTGACCCCTTGGCACTGGATGGATAGTGAATGGGTTCACCCTTGGGAAAGACAAATTCTCCCTCTCTCGACAACCTTTATGTACATATTGTATTGGctggtttgtgtgtcaacttgacacaaactacagtcctcagagaggaaggagcctctgttggggaaatgcctccatgagatctagctgtaaggcattttctcaattggtgaTCAGTGGGGGAGTGCCCAGCTCACGGTGGGTGGTGCTATCACgaggctggtgatcctgggttctttaagaaagcaggcagaacaagtcatgtgaagcaagccagtaagcagctcacctccatggtctctgcatcagctgctgcctctgggatcctgctctctttgagttcctgacctgaaaccttcagtgatgaatagcagggctgaagtgtaagccaagtaatggtcatgatgtttcacaGGAACAGAAACTCAAGATGCAtagagtttgtttcttttttgattgtttttgtttttggtttgcttttctagacagagtttctctgtgtagccccagaattcactctgtatatcaagctgtccttgaactcagaaatccccctatctctccctcccaaatgccgagattaaaggcatgcaccaccacagctgggccATTATATGTACTTCTTTAGGGGTAGAACCACATAAGATTGCCATCTATAAGGTACCATGTATATcgatgttgtcattgttcaggtgcTGTTCAGGTAGTTCTATTATTGGGTTACCACTTctctcccttggaagcttgcaaAGCACCTTCTAGTACTATGAAAACTCATGCATAAATCAGAGGTTCTCAGGTCACACTGAGAGGATTGTTTCTGATATGCATAGTGTTTTCAGTGCTAAAAAGGAGGTGGGCATGCTCTCAAGACTTTCGGAGCTGTGGAAAGGTCTGCTCTGTAACAATGATTAAATTGAAAATGTCCTCTAATAAAAGGCAAAGGGAAGCAGCAACAAGGAGGTCAATACATCTTCATATCAAAGCAGACTGGAGAAATTTGGTGAACAGAACACTCTGATTTCTCAAGGGAAAATCAGCTGACCTGTGTTGAAAGCATCTTTGCAGCTCATTGAGCATGTTCCAAAATCTACgagtgagaaaacaaaacacaacagtttcccctctttttttaaatgataagatTGCCAAGTATAGGGAAAATTGGTCACCATGGAAATGGTAAAATCCAGACAGCGTGAAGATGGAAAATGCTGTTCTCCAAGAGAATTAGAGCAGGTCCCCAAAGGAGAACTCACTGCACTGATCACTTCCTAAAGGAGCCCAGCTTAAGGGGACACTGTTCTACATGGGGGATGTGTCTCCTGTCCTGGGGCCAGCCTCCTGTGACATGCTGTGGATGGAGGGAATACGTCTGTAAAACAAGATAGCATTTAGGAGGGATTTTACCCAATATTATTAATGGCAAACATTTCAAGGTAATTTGAAACTGGCAAAATTTACTTTCTACAGAGAAGAAATGCAAATAATGTCTGGTCTGAGGTAGGCAACCTGTCATTCATTAAAACTTGCTGCACGTTCTCAATATAATTGGGAGGTGGAAACCTGCACTCTACTTGAACGGAGGCTGGTCCTAGAACAACAGAATGGACAGAGTAGATGTGATAAGCACTCCTGCATCTCCTGTCAGCATCCCTCAGAGATGTCTTTTCTGAGAGTCAGACAAAAGTGAAGACTAGCAGAAGATTGGTGGGAAGTCCAAGCCAGAGTCAGGTTCCTAGCGATAGTGACCCTCCATTCAAAGCAGCATATCTACTGATTACATGACATAGTACTTAAAATACACACTATCCACCTTAAGAAGTAGCAAGTCTGTggtgtgacattttgtttgtattctgacaaatcaAGCTTGTCTGGggaatcagagggtggagttagccaccagttaaccatagagaccagaCAGGGGAAGgcatcccagctgcagctgcagaaAAAGACCCAGGAATGTAACCACAACAGCCACATCAGTCAAGAAATGcagaatggaaatgaagaaataattgaAGTCTCAGATCAGATATGAAAGGAGCAAGCTGGAAAAATCAGTGAAACCAGAAGAAATCAGCATCAGGTCATGATAATAACAAACACAGATTAATATCCAAAAAGAATGAACCATCACTGCATATAGAGAGGAATATTCTAGGCAGTTAAAGAGGAATTCTTCTTCACAGAGTAAATGCAAACAAGTATATAATCACCAAAATTTAATATCTACAACAAAAGCATGATAGTGAATAAAGTTTAAATTACATGTGGAATGGGCCACAGAAGTTAAGGACATGTAGTAAGTCAGCAATGTGCTGATTGCATGGATTTGTCATGGCGCTCACTGTAAGAAACATGAAATGAACATAGAAAGTATTTATCATGAACATGAAgtatgtttaaatgttttctgaCACAGACTCTGGCTTTCAGTTTCCTATGAAGCAGGGGAAGACCAGAGGTCCTGTCTCCCCTCACAAATGCAGAGATGTGCAATACAgtagactgaagtttctttaCATCACAGGTCTGTTTActttaaatcacatttaaatCTGTGAGTTCTTCCTCACCCTGATGACCTGACACAAAAATCTGGCTTTGTAACACACGACCATGAGAGTTTTTCATCTGTTCCTAGACACCCTTCTTCTAGACAAGTTCAGTAATGTCAAGGCCAGATGAAGACATGTTGACACAACCATTTGAGGACAATCAGACATCGTGTCCCTTTTACAATTACTCAGCCCTGAATTAAGGATGGAGGACCTTTCAAAGATTTAAGAAAACCCAGCCCTCAAGGTGAAGCTGGGTTCAGCTTCCCTAGTCCCCGTTCAGCTTTGCACTGGGTCTTTCCCTCCATATGTCTGCAGATGTGTGTTCTCTCACCCTAGTCAAAGCTTTTCTAGAGCAGCTGATTCTGGTAGATCTGTCAGCTGTGTTCCAGAATTTCCCACCGGTGAACTGTTGGGActcaggggttttttgttttttcctttcttaattctttagccggcagaaaaaaatgaacacaatcAAGACCCCAAGACTGTACACTAGGCCGGCTACAGAGTTCAGGAAGGACTCGGAAACCCGTTTGCTCTATAGATTCTGAGAAATCTGACAGCGTccatgtgagatggctcagctagagAAGCATGCTTCCCCACCAGAGCTGCTCACTGAGCTCCCAGCTCCGCCTCAGGAgcaggcagtcagctgaccatCATTAGTTTGCAATCCTGGACTTGCACTATCAACTACTCCGCGATACCGGGAGGCTCTCCTGTCCCAGAAGCCCAAGGCGGACTCGGGCTGCGCGCGGGCAAACCATCACTTAGGGCACAGTCCCTATTGCCCTCACCCAAGCCCTGACCTGCAACCTCACCTGTCCCAGCCAGTATAGCACAGCACCTGCAAGGCAGCTTCTTCCGCCCTCCCACCCAGCCCAGGTCCGCTCCCCTCAAGACGGATCCCGTCATTCTGCTCAGTGCCTCAGGCTGAGCTGCACCCTGGACCAACCTCCATGTCAGAGATGCAAGAGGATTGTAGAGCAGGGCAGGACTCTCGCCCAACTTTGCGGAAGCTCCACTGGTGTGGACTAAACGCCAGAAAGGGATTTCCTGGACGGCTCCCTGTGATGTCACAGTCgcatggactacatttcccagaagtcTGGGTGAAGGAATTCCTGGAATCCTTGTAGAAGGATATTTACTCTTCCTGGATTGTTGTCTGGCTGCTTGCAGTACAGTataagaggaagaagcagagtgcccTGGACAGCGGTTAGGCCTGAGAAAAACCAATTGCACGAATGTCTGATTACAGCAAGCTTCATTTTACAGGTGCCCCAGGAACTGGCCGGCTGGCTTTCTCTCCCAAAGTCAGTATTTCAGAGAGCACTCCCTCATTGCCTTTTGAAGTCCCTTAATGGGGAAGGAATAGGGGTTATAGAAAACAGCAGTTGAGATAATTGGCAGTTAGAAAGAacgaaattaaaaaaaaaaaaaaaaaagatggttcaATAATACATCATGTGGGAGGGGAATCATCAAGGTATCtggaaaaacattttcataaGGCAAAAGCCCAATCATATCACAGGTTATTTTTGTAAGTTAAATGGTGAGCATACATCATGGGGTCACAAGTTCAGCATAGGTTGAAACATGTTTTGCAAGGAACTTTGGtcttagaaaacagaaacttattcttGTAAGGTATGGAGACTCTATAACAACATGGTTTCTGAACAACAATTTGACTATTGTTTTGGTTCAAACAGCCATGGTTAGTCAGTCTGGTGTTCACTTCCAGATAATCAACTCAAACTGTGTTAATGTGAGTCAAGACCTTGACAGAAACATTAGGCTTACAGGTCATGTCTGGTCCATATGTTCTGATTTTAATCTTACTACAGCGTTAAAAATCACATTGACTCGGTTGTACTAAAATGATGAAACAATATTGTGTGGGTaatcttttttgtacactgtgaagatctATCTTTGCCAACGCaccttctcattggtttaataaagacctCAATGGCAAGTAGCTAGGCAGAAAATGATGGGCAGGATTTCCGGGGACAGAGCAGAAGAGATGAATCCAGCTGAATGGAGAAGCCAACTATAGGCACACCAAGTCAGCCATACAGAATTGTggagaggttaaaaaaataaaaattaaaaaaaaaaagccatgtggcagaatgtagattaataaaggcaggttaatttaagttataggaacTAGTTGGGGATAAGCCTAAgttaaaggccaagctttcataattaatgagaagtctccttgtcattattTGCTGGCTGACAGTCTAGACAAGTAAGTAAAACTACACAACACACTGCCTTGGGAATAAGTatcttttaaagatgattttgaaaGCATCCTTGGTGTGCCTGAGTGTGTTCTTGAACTCGTTCTAACTCTAGGGTACTCCAAGCAGCACTCCATGCCTCTTTCATTTGTCATGTTCATTCCTTAGATGGATTTTTCTGTAGAccaccagctctctctctcacaaacacaaacacacacacacacacacaaaaaaaagaaaagaaaagaaaagaaaagaaaggaaggaaggaagaaaaaagaaaagacatggagACATTGTTAATTAGGAAAACTCAGCCCATAGCTaaggcttgtcccaccagctcttataacttaaatgaacccatttctattcatctaattgttgccacatgacttgtggtttttacctctcctcctgcatgtcttgttCTCTTGGAGTCTCCCTGGTGAGTCCAACTTTCTTCTTCCTAGAGCtctgtagctagaagtttctctggtcctgcctgggccccGCAATCCCATGTCCTGCTTATATGTCCTGAcacaggcttaatattatttataacagcttggccattagctcaagctaactactgactagctcttacacttaaaactcagcccatttctgttcatctataggTTGCcccgtgttccatggctttacctgtgtgccattacatgctgctccctggacagcaggctggcatctcctgactcagcctttctcttcccagaattctccttgtctgcatatcctgcctatacttcctgccttgctactggccaatcagtgttttattaaaccagtgtacaaaagcattatcccacagcagaatatAGTGTTAATTTGACTAGTAGCAACTTTTAAACCTTTGGCTTAACCATATGCTTAAAAATATCTATGTAAAGAGCAGGTTCCTGTTGAGACAGGGCACTCACTTCTTCAGTTCTTTGATTACCTGTCCCTCCATAAACCAGGAGCTCTCCTGCAAGGTCTGCAGCCCTTGGCTGGATCCTATCCCCTTGAGTCTCAATACATACCGACTTCAGGTCCCTGTTCATGGCGCCACTCTGCCGAGGTCCAGCCTTGGCTAGAgttcaggtcctgagacagggaaggggTATCAGCTGCAAGGAAAATTTCTGATCACCAAGTAGATCACACTCAAGTGGCCCCAAATAGCTCAGattgtctttatttatacttaaacagTTTTCTCTTACCAGACTTAACATGAAAAAGCCTATTATTGGCTTCTATTTTtgactttaagaaatacatcacaaTTTAAGGAATACATTGTGACCATTATGAAAGTCCCCATTGTTCCTCTTTATGCTTCCCCAGATACACCTTCCACCCACTGCGTAACCTTATTCTAGACATAGAGCTCAGCATTTTTGCAGGCCTAACTAAATATTGAGTGAGACACATTCTGCTCTCACAGCATGTATGTCAGTTGTCAGCTTCTCATGATTACAAAGTTACAAAGCAATAGGCCTGggcacaatgctttaaggacaacaatatccaaacccagacaattctttcatgtctgcaCGATATATTTTATACAGCTCCCTTTTGTACAAGCGGGTCCCATatctcaatctctctgtaaaaggcagatCTTGATAAAGCACTCTTTTTTCACCTCACTATACCATACTTCTTCCACCAATATAAGCTCCAGGGTATGGTAAAGATGGGTCTACCGATCCCACactttgtattgtattttttccTCCAGGGCCATACGAGATCCTACCAACGAATCTATGCTTGCTTTCCAGGGAACTGACTCTCAACAGTTGGTACCATGTGTATTCCTGAGGCTTTCTTCGGAGTCTGTGTACGCATGCTCTGTCCTCCTTTCCCCAACTGTGAAACATGGTTAAATTTTCTCATATGTCCCTAACTATCTCcattgagtcagaaaagttcccagggtTGAGAACTGGAGTTAGTAACTCCAGATAAGGGATTTGAGAAGCAATAACCACCTGCTGAATCTTAGGGTAAAGTATTTGAAAAGGAACAGAATTTCCAGGGGAAAATTACAACTgttgcatgtgtgactgacaaCATAAAACTAAAATCTGCCCAAGAATCACCAATATTATGGCAGAGAAGAGCGCCTGCAGGCCGCACAAATATGCAAATTCCTGTGCTGTCCAGTGGACCACTGGTCCATGCCAAGTGAGAGTCCGTTTCCACAGGTGCCTTGTTCTGAGGAAACCCATTGTACAGGTGGTCATGTGCTGATCCAAAACTAGGGTGTACGGCTCCCAACAAGGGACCTCTTTTACAATGTGTGACACAGGTGTCACTTCTAGATCAGGGCCCTCCACAGGCTAATATTCTCTATACTGCAGCCAATGTGCATCTGTGTATTATTctccatctacaacacaactaATATTTTCTGGTGGGTGTGGAGAGGTGCCTGactctgtgggtataaagatgaGAACTTGGGATCCTGATTCTGTGGGAATAGAGATGAGATCTTGGGTTTCATTTAGTTAGGATCCACTTATTAGAATAACAGCATTAAATTCTCCCTAGGGCTTATCATCTACTCAGGCAAAAGTCTATCACCAAACTAGCATCACATCAGTTATTATTTGTGGAATAAGCactaaatccaatcagaaaatgattGGTTATTCTCATAACTTTCCTGTCATTATTGCTCTACAAGCactgtttggttttttaagatttatttattatgtatacagtgttctgtttgtatgtatgtctgcacaccagaagagggtaccagatctcattatagatgattgtgagccaccatgtggttgctgggaactgaactccggacctctggtggagcagtcagtgctgttaacctctgaaccatgtctccagcacCACTGTTTTTTATCTGAGGCATAGCAGCTGTACCTGATACTATCTCTGCCTCAACTGCTGCTGAGGCCTTAGACCTGAAGAGCCTTCCTGTAGTTTTAACTAAGTCTGTagccttttattttatcaataaaattcAGGAACCAGATGctgggtgaaaacctgctagctcagagagaccGAGCTTCTTACACACCGAGGGGATATATTACAGGAGCTTGGATGACTCCACTGGGAAAAACAACAGTAACTATGACACAGCCCAGATCTCAGACTCCAGGCACCCAGTGGACAAAGTTAGGACATGGTAAAGGTTTCAGGGAACATTTAcagttacagaagaaagagactcATTAATCGAGGCAAGTTTCAAACACATTGTTTGAACAAACTGTTGGAGGTTGtagcaaagagaagtttccactGTTCTcttagtggtttttttgtttgtttgtttgttttgctattgtAAGTTAGATGTTCCTGTTGACATTCCAAAATAATTAACTTAACATTCTctactatgtatttatttgagctGGAAAAGATCTGCAGTGTTAGCAAAGATTTTACCACAATTCACACACTCAAGGAGTTTGTAGTCAGAATGAATCATTTGATGTGTTTTAAGGGTTGAAGAAGTAAACTTTTTAAGACATTTGTAGGATTTCTCTCTGGTATGATCTAATATCATGTGTTGAGTAAGGATATAAAGATTAACAAGGTCTTTGTCACATTCCCCACACTTTTAAGGATTCTCTTcagaatgaattttctttttttgtttatgtcGCCTAAGGGATGAAGATGATGAAAAACATCTGCCACACTCTTCACACTTATAAGGATTGTCTTCAGAGTGAATTGTTTGATGTCGGCGAAGAGATGAAGATAAGTAAAAACATTTGCCACACTCATCACACTTGAATGAtttctccccagtatgaattGTCTGATGTTCTTGAAAGTTTGTAAAGTAGGAAAACCTTTTGCCACATTCTGCACACTTGTAGGGATTGTCTTCAGAATGGATTGCTTGATGTCGTCTAAGGGATGAAGATGAGCAAAAACATttgccacactcctcacacttgtgtggtttctctccagtatggactGTCTGATGTTCTTGAAGGCGTGCAAAGGAGGAAAACCTTTTGCCACATTCTGCACATTTGTAGGGATTATCTTCAGAGTGGATTGTTTGATGTCGAATAAGGGATGAAGACGAGCAAAAACACTTGCCACACTCCTCGCACTTGTAGGCTTTCTCTGCAGTATGAGCTGCCCTGTTCCCAATCAGGAAAGCAGATTTACTAAATCCTTGTGCACTCATTTCACACTGGTAGAATTTCTCTGCAATATGAACTCTCATGTGTCTCCAACAGGCTGAGTATTTACGAAAGGCTTTGTGACATTCCTCACActtgtatggtttctctccactatgaaTTCTTTGATGTACCTGAAGGCGTAGAGAATAAGAAAACCTTtttccacattcttcacacttgtagggcttctctccagaATGAATCCTTTGATGTTGCTTCAGCATTGATGGATAGTAAAATGatttgccacattcttcacacttgtaggaTTTTTCATCAGTATGATTTTTCTGGTGTATAAAAAGTGATGAGCGAGTATTAAAGGTCTTATGACATTCTGTACACATGTAGGGTTTGTCTCCAGTATGAAGTCTCTGGTGTATAGAAAGTGTTGAGCGAGAACTAAGGGCCTTACCACATTCTttacacttgtagggtttctccCTTGTATGAATTCTCTGGTGTTGAATAAGGAGTGAATTACAATCAATGTTCTTGTTGTAAATATTATAATCATTGGTTGATATTCCTGTTGAACAAAATTGAGATATGAACAAAAgctaaaaaatattctttattctaATAATGCTTACTTTTATATTGAAAGATTTAATCATACATATTGAAGCATCAATAGAAAATATAGGACATTTCAAAACTGATAGGCAGTGAGCATAAAAGATATAATATTATAGGTAGAAATAATCTATACTCTTACTAGAAACAGGGCACAACCAAATAGAATATAGACATAATGGCATATTATTAAAGTTTTAATAGctaaataagttataagagcatTTTACTAGGAGAAATAAGCCCCTTAAAGAATAGAAATGTTATATGTCCAGACACCCATGAAATTATAAAGTATCCAGACctggaaaagagaaagttaatTGTGATTGTGTCAAAATACAAAACTTTTATCTTCCACgtagagttttattttttaaggtacaAAAGATATGCTCTGCACAAGAAGTAGATggtccacaaaaaaaaaaaattaagtttatagCTTGAAAATTCAGGAcagtaatttatgttttatttggatGACAAGAAACTATATAACTGAGGCATGATTAAAAAACTTCAGGTTCACCTGTGAATTA
This region includes:
- the LOC118596401 gene encoding zinc finger protein 58-like, yielding MEEMLSFWDVAIEFSAEERECLEPAQWDLYRDVMLENYSNLVFLGLTVSKPHLVTFLEQGQEPSDVKGQAAAIVHPGISTNDYNIYNKNIDCNSLLIQHQRIHTREKPYKCKECGKALSSRSTLSIHQRLHTGDKPYMCTECHKTFNTRSSLFIHQKNHTDEKSYKCEECGKSFYYPSMLKQHQRIHSGEKPYKCEECGKRFSYSLRLQVHQRIHSGEKPYKCEECHKAFRKYSACWRHMRVHIAEKFYQCEMSAQGFSKSAFLIGNRAAHTAEKAYKCEECGKCFCSSSSLIRHQTIHSEDNPYKCAECGKRFSSFARLQEHQTVHTGEKPHKCEECGKCFCSSSSLRRHQAIHSEDNPYKCAECGKRFSYFTNFQEHQTIHTGEKSFKCDECGKCFYLSSSLRRHQTIHSEDNPYKCEECGRCFSSSSSLRRHKQKKKIHSEENP